The Brassica oleracea var. oleracea cultivar TO1000 chromosome C6, BOL, whole genome shotgun sequence genome includes a region encoding these proteins:
- the LOC106298664 gene encoding 60S ribosomal protein L37-2 has product MTKGTGSFGKRRNKSHTLCVRCGRRSFHIQKSRCSACAYPAARKRTYNWSVKAIRRKTTGTGRMRYLRNVPRRFKTGFREGTEAKPRNKAAASSA; this is encoded by the exons ATG ACGAAGGGAACGGGAAGTTTCGGAAAGAGGAGGAACAAGAGTCACACGCTCTGTGTGAGATGTGGCCGTCGCAGTTTCCACATCCAGAAGAGCCGTTGCTCCGCTTGTGCTTACCCCGCCGCTCGCAAGAGGACGT ACAACTGGAGTGTGAAGGCGATCCGTAGAAAGACTACAGGAACTGGAAGGATGAGGTATCTTCGCAATGTGCCTCGCAGGTTCAAGACCGGTTTCAGAGAAG GTACCGAAGCCAAGCCAAGGAACAAGGCAGCTGCTTCATCAGCTTAA
- the LOC106298663 gene encoding uncharacterized protein At1g43920, Chloroplastic-like — MYADEGESSYNIAEPVQYPPQHEADDGIPTTCYCGGEPVVATSYTPKDPGRRYFTCDNAGDGDCHVWKWWDVAVMKEMSDFQTQLRQFKDQGNESEQKLVKLVFCVVSGSAAGHVNQVTGAFGVVKVFCCLAHVNQVTGSSVSLYVL, encoded by the coding sequence ATGTACGCGGATGAAGGTGAGAGTAGCTACAATATTGCAGAGCCGGTTCAGTACCCACCTCAACATGAGGCTGATGATGGAATCCCGACGACATGCTACTGTGGTGGTGAGCCTGTTGTTGCAACATCTTACACTCCTAAAGATCCAGGCAGAAGGTACTTCACGTGCGACAATGCTGGTGATGGAGACTGCCATGTTTGGAAATGGTGGGATGTGGCTGTTATGAAGGAGATGAGTGACTTTCAGACACAACTTAGACAGTTTAAGGATCAAGGTAATGAGAGTGAGCAGAAGCTGGTTAAGCTTGTCTTTTGTGTTGTTTCAGGTTCAGCAGCAGGACATGTGAACCAGGTCACAGGTGCATTTGGAGTTGTGAAAGTGTTTTGTTGTTTAGCTCATGTGAACCAAGTCACGGGTTCTTCTGTATCACTTTATGTTCTATAA
- the LOC106297442 gene encoding uncharacterized protein LOC106297442 has protein sequence MHRYDGVKEGPKDNDIIHIMRMEHECEISKSFAWDAREYAISLVRGIPEQSFGKILKYLHMLKEANPGTHTFYETDVDGVLLVATTLDGDSNLYPIAFAVVDPENDRSWDWFFRQLKVVVPDERALAFVSDRNNSLCKALENVYPLSQRGICIHHLLNNVVTHYRGKGVVGLIAKASKAYRVVDFQKRFQAVCNISPAIGKYLTDADVTKWPRCQFQGYMYDIRTTNLAESINSTLRSPREYPVLPLSRWFFERRTRRRKHTKPLTIAIEKKIDRRINKGKTFLVQPVNEHRFLVRGDTIDCLVDLDRRTCSCGKYELLKIPCRHVIKAGLTVGRAPSLLTNDMYTTSTWRTAYQETINPIGVPEDSWVVPDTVRNADVLAPESRRVAGRRRKCRYETVEDKLRSSQGAQEKKRRMCSRCGEENHNRATCDRAI, from the exons ATGCATAGGTATGATGGTGTCAAAGAAGGTCCAAAAGATAATGATATCATACATATTATGAGAATGGAACATGAATGTGAGATATCTAAATCATTCGCGTGGGATGCTCGTGAGTATGCAATTAGTCTGGTTAGAGGCATTCCCGAGCAGAGTTTTGGAAAAATTCTGAAATACTTGCACATGCTGAAAGAAGCTAATCCAGGAACACACACCTTTTACGAAACCGATGTTGATG GGGTATTACTTGTTGCAACAACTTTAGATGGAGACTCCAACTTGTATCCTATTGCATTTGCGGTTGTGGACCCAGAAAATGATCGTTCATGGGATTGGTTTTTCAGACAACTAAAGGTTGTTGTTCCGGACGAGCGTGCTCTTGCTTTTGTGTCAGACAGAAATAATTCACTTTGTAAGGCACTTGAGAATGTGTATCCTCTTTCTCAACGTGGAATTTGTATTCACCATTTGTTGAATAATGTGGTCACACATTACAGAGGAAAGGGAGTGGTTGGATTGATTGCAAAAGCTTCTAAAGCTTATAGAGTTGTTGATTTTCAGAAGCGATTCCAAGCTGTGTGCAATATTAGTCCAGCTATTGGAAAATATTTAACAGATGCAGATGTTACAAAGTGGCCTCGCTGTCAGTTTCAAGGATACATGTACGACATCAGAACGACAAACCTGGCTGAATCAATAAACTCTACTTTGCGCTCACCAAGAGAGTATCCAGTCCTTCCTTTGTCCCGTTGGTTCTTCGAACGACGCACACGACGTAGGAAGCACACAAAACCATTAACTATTGCCATCGAGAAAAAGATAGATAGACGGATTAACAAGGGTAAAACGTTTCTTGTCCAGCCAGTAAACGAGCATCGTTTTTTGGTTCGTGGAGATACAATCGACTGCCTGGTTGATTTGGACAGAAGAACCTGCTCATGTGGAAAATACGAACTACTGAAAATCCCATGTAGACACGTAATCAAGGCTGGTTTAACAGTTGGCCGAGCCCCATCGTTACTAACGAATGACATGTACACGACTTCCACTTGGAGAACAGCTTATCAAGAAACTATCAATCCAATAGGTGTTCCTGAGGATAGTTGGGTGGTTCCAGATACTGTTCGGAATGCTGATGTGCTAGCTCCTGAATCAAGACGAGTAGCAGGAAGGAGAAGAAAATGCAGGTATGAGACAGTTGAAGACAAGCTCCGTTCATCGCAAGGAGCTCAAGAAAAAAAGAGGCGCATGTGCAGTCGATGTGGCGAAGAGAATCATAACAGGGCTACGTGTGACAGAGCCATTTAG
- the LOC106297443 gene encoding uncharacterized protein At4g04775-like: MTSSSTSSARFPRISTHGVPTRCWCGEGITTFGSSTAENRYRQFYRCEIARDRKTENHLFKWIDEALIEEIRMVDVKHERVAQEITMFEERVMEKVKSEMVRVEHEMSEKRKEKVDLEFARVSQEMKHKLKIATVAMVVVGAIVGIWTSLSA, from the exons ATGACCAGTTCGTCAACATCTTCTGCTCGTTTTCCTCGAATCTCTACTCATGGTGTGCCTACAAGATGTTGGTGTGGCGAGGGCATAACCACGTTTGGTTCATCGACGGCGGAGAATAGGTATCGACAATTCTACCGATGCGAAATCGCAAGAGAT AGAAAAACTGAGAATCATCTATTTAAATGGATCGATGAAGCTTTGATTGAGGAGATTCGGATGGTGGATGTGAAACATGAGAGGGTTGCTCAAGAGATTACGATGTTTGAAGAAAGGGTTATGGAAAAGGTGAAATCCGAGATGGTTAGAGTTGAACATGAGATGTCCGAAAAGCGTAAAGAAAAGGTAGACTTGGAGTTTGCTAGAGTTTCACAGGAGATGAAACATAAGCTAAAGATAGCGACGGTGGCTATGGTAGTGGTAGGAGCAATCGTAGGAATATGGACTTCTCTTAGTGCCTGA
- the LOC106297444 gene encoding glutathione S-transferase T3-like — translation MDPFSQPGSFQNLLNSQHPNISFSFVTREPSLELSSSDTSVFGTQWADDGKEDEVVVSDRKERRKWTPTEDIVLIGAWLNTSKDPVMGNEQKTIAFWKRIASYVASSPKLSALQKRDPSHCKQRWGKIIEGVCKFVGCYEAATKAKSSGMNGDDVLKMAHEIFFTDYKAKFTLEHAWLELRHDKKWCGVTKEKVSSKRRKLDDGSAQSSTSVPGCDGEGEAMARPAGVKASKAKAKTKATTSEEAMEFQSLWEIKQKDFEFKDKLNKKKLLDGLIAKTEPLSDLEIALKNKSISEMLLSYNGKFVWFLFSA, via the coding sequence ATGGATCCATTTAGTCAACCCGGTAGCTTTCAAAACCTCTTAAACAGTCAACACCCAAACATCTCCTTCTCCTTTGTGACTCGTGAACCTAGTTTAGAACTGTCTTCCTCGGATACCTCTGTCTTCGGAACACAGTGGGCTGATGATGGAAAAGAAGATGAAGTCGTGGTGTCTGACCGTAAAGAAAGGAGGAAGTGGACACCAACTGAAGATATCGTTCTCATAGGAGCTTGGTTGAACACATCCAAAGACCCTGTCATGGGTAATGAGCAGAAGACAATTGCGTTTTGGAAACGGATTGCCTCCTATGTTGCATCAAGCCCAAAGCTCTCTGCTTTGCAAAAGAGAGATCCTAGCCACTGTAAACAAAGGTGGGGGAAGATCATCGAGGGTGTTTGTAAGTTTGTTGGGTGCTATGAAGCTGCAACTAAAGCCAAATCGAGTGGGATGAATGGGGATGATGTCTTGAAGATGGCTCATGAGATCTTCTTTACTGACTACAAGGCCAAATTTACACTCGAGCATGCCTGGTTGGAGCTACGCCACGATAAAAAATGGTGTGGAGTTACTAAAGAGAAGGTAAGCTCCAAAAGAAGAAAATTGGATGATGGATCCGCACAGTCATCGACCTCGGTGCCAGGTTGCGATGGAGAGGGGGAAGCCATGGCTCGGCCTGCTGGTGTCAAAGCATCAAAGGCCAAAGCTAAAACCAAGGCAACGACTTCGGAAGAGGCAATGGAGTTTCAGAGTCTGTGGGAAATAAAACAAAAGGATTTTGAGTTCAAGGACAAGCTTAACAAGAAAAAATTGCTTGATGGCCTCATTGCCAAGACAGAGCCTCTTTCTGATCTAGAAATCGCTTTGAAAAACAAATCAATATCTGAAATGTTGCTAAGTTATAATGGGAAGTTCGTTTGGTTTCTCTTTTCTGCTTAA